Genomic window (Mesorhizobium sp. M4B.F.Ca.ET.058.02.1.1):
TTGCGCTGCTGGCCGCGACGCTCGCCTTCACCGGCGCCCTGTTCGCGCTGCAATACCGCTCCTACTATGCCGAATGGCATGCGCCGGCCTTCACGATCCGGTGGGCGTTCGAATTCGTGTTCACGGTGCTGACCGCGCTGTACCAGTTCGTCGTGCTCGGCGTCCGGCTCTATTTTCCATCAGGATTCATCGGGCTCGCCGCCGCCAGCATCTGGTTTGCGCGGCAGCGGCGTTGAGCATTCTGTCCGCCTCTGTTAGGAGGCGGACATCAAGCTTCCCGAAGTCAGGACCGATTGATGATCCCTCGCTATTCCCGGCCGGAAATGGTCGCCATCTGGTCGCCAGAGACCCGTTTCCGCATCTGGTTCGAGATCGAGGCGCATGCCTGCGATGCGCTGGCCGAGCTCGGCGTCATCCCCAAGGAGGCGGCAAATGCCATCTGGGAAAAAGGCGGCGCCGCGAAATTCGACGTCGACAGGATCGACGAGATCGAGCGCGTCACCAAGCATGACGTGATCGCCTTCCTCACCCATCTCGCCGAATTCGTTGGGCCTGATGCCCGTTTTATCCATCAGGGCATGACCTCGTCCGACGTGCTCGACACCTGCCTTGCCGTGCAGTTCACCCGCGCCAGCGACATCTTGCTCGCCGACATCGACGCGCTGCTCGCGGCGCTCAAGCGCCGCGCCTTCGAACACAAGGACACCGTCACCATTGGCCGCAGCCACGGCATCCATGCCGAGCCGACCACGTTCGGCGTCAAGCTGGCGCAGGCCTATGCCGAGTTCTCGCGCTGCCGCGAGCGGCTGGTGCACGCGCGGGAAGACATCGCGACCTGCGCCATCTCGGGCGCGGTCGGCACCTTCGCCAACATCGAGCCCTATGTCGAAGAGCATGTGGCGAAGAAGCTCGGGCTGAAGCCGGAGCCGGTCTCGACGCAGGTGATCCCGCGCGACCGCCACGCCATGTTTTTCGCCACGCTCGGCGTCATCGCCTCGTCGGTGGAGCGGCTGGCGATCGAAATCCGCCACCTGCAGCGCACTGAGGTGCTGGAAGCGGAAGAGTATTTCTCGCCGGGGCAGAAGGGCTCGTCGGCGATGCCGCACAAGCGCAATCCGGTGCTGACCGAAAACCTCACCGGCCTTG
Coding sequences:
- the purB gene encoding adenylosuccinate lyase; protein product: MIPRYSRPEMVAIWSPETRFRIWFEIEAHACDALAELGVIPKEAANAIWEKGGAAKFDVDRIDEIERVTKHDVIAFLTHLAEFVGPDARFIHQGMTSSDVLDTCLAVQFTRASDILLADIDALLAALKRRAFEHKDTVTIGRSHGIHAEPTTFGVKLAQAYAEFSRCRERLVHAREDIATCAISGAVGTFANIEPYVEEHVAKKLGLKPEPVSTQVIPRDRHAMFFATLGVIASSVERLAIEIRHLQRTEVLEAEEYFSPGQKGSSAMPHKRNPVLTENLTGLARMVRSFAMPAMENVALWHERDISHSSVERMIGPDATVTLDFALSRLTGVVDKLLVYPDNMLKNMNKFRGLVHSQRMLLALTQAGVSREDAYRLVQRNAMKVWEQGADFLDELLADKEVTAALPEAEIREKFDLGYHTKHVDTIFKRVFGEA